In the Aquimarina spinulae genome, GTATTTAGCATTCAATATTTTTCTTAAGACTCTTAACCATTTGTAATGTTACAAACTTATGATTTTTAAATTATTGGTAACGGTCTTGTGTATGAGTAGTAAGGGAATAAATATGCAATAATTTTTCGGTTTAGCACTTAGCCGAATTTGCAATTTTACTGTTTCCTTTTTATCATTTAACCGTCAAATTGCAAATTTGTCGGACTTCATTAATATGCACCAACTTTGAGTTTGGTACTTAACCCTTATTACTTATACACATTGTTGTAAAGCGTTATTCTTTTGTTTTTCTGACTCTATTTTTATATGATTAAGCACTCTTTTGTGTATTCTATGAATAATAAAGTCAGACCATGTTTTCCAATATATCTCTGGTGTAATATCGACTTTATACCAAGTTGTTCCTTCGATTTCTGTTTTGTTCTCACTAACTTTGGTTAGTTTAAATTGTCCCTTGTATGATTTAAAATAACCATCTAAATGTTGAGGGTGAATATCCCAAAATGGATTAAATTCATTCATTGGTATTGGTTGTTCTTTTACGTCAAATTGCAATAAGTTCGGTTCGTTCCAAGTTGTAATTGGTTCAACAAAACTACCTGTTGTAAAATTACAATACCTTACCGCTCCAACTCCGGTTCCTTTTATTGTGGCATCAGTTGGGTATGAAATACCAGTTTTAAATATCCAATCTATAGGTTCGTCAATCTTATTAAAAGTAACTACATTTTTCCAAGCTGTTTCAATTGAAGTATTTACAATGATTTTTGTCCTAACTGGAATTAAATTTTCTGGTTTGTTTACGTAATCAAAACTCATAGAACTAATGCAAATTATGAAAATTCCAATCGTCGTATTAGTGGGATTTATCCATTTTCCTGTATTGGATTTAAAACCCAAATATGAGCCAAACCAAACTAAAAGCCCTAGTATTGGAGAAGCCATAAATATGCAAATCAGTCCTTCAATAGCAAATATTAATAATCCGATAATTGCTACTCCTAAAGTTAATAAACTTAAACTGTAACTTTCATTTCTGCTGATATCTTTAAATCTACCAACAATGTAAGGCGGTAAAAAACCAATTAGAAATGGTATTACCAAGAATATAGTCCAACCATAATCTTTAAAAATTTCAATCGAAACAAATCCTATAATTGCAGAAAGAATTAAAGTGAAAGTAATTGAAATTAACTTAATGTTCTTTTTCATTCGGTTTTTTTTCTAATGCTTTACAACGGTCTTGTGTATGAAATGTAGCATGCAAAAAGACACTAACTTTTCGGTTTAACACAGAACCGAATTTTTATATTTTGTTTTAATTTTTTAATTCTTAAAGCCAAATTTTTAATTTGGCGGTTTTCATAAATAAATACAAACCTTTGGGTTTAGCACTTATTAGTTATGTTTTATACACCGTGTTGGCAGGTCGTTATTTATTTTCTACAAGCGCACTTATGGTGTTCATTGAGATAAGCAATTGTTTCCATACTAAGTTTTTCTACAACTGGAATATTTATGTCAGCTAATTTCTTAAAATAAATACAGGCTTTGCCCATTTTGAATTTCCCTAAATCTGTTAAAAGCGCATCACTTTTATCTGTCTTCGAATAGACATAGAGTGAAAACTGAGCTTTTCGTGGTGAGAAACCCAGCAAAGGAGCGTCGCCTTCATGTCCACTTGCGTATTTATAGTGATAGCTTCCAAAACCTATTATAGTTGGTCCCCACATTTTAGGTTCAAAACCTGACCATTCACTCATTAACTCTAATAGCATATAACTGTCAGCTTTCTTTTGATCATTATCTACAAATGATTCAATAAAATCAAAAACATCTACTTCTGTTTCGGTAGTTTTATTTTTGGCCATTTCTGTAATTATTTAAGTTGTTTTCTAATGCCTGCCAACGTTCAGTATAAGAAACGTAGGGCAGGTAATAAACTATACGTTTCGGTTTGATACTAAGCCAAATATAAATATTTAGTTTTTATCTTTTTTCTCATAAACGCAAATTTTATATTTGGCGATTTAGCAAATAAATACCGACTTTTCGGTTAAACCTAAAGCACTATGTTTTCTTATACATTGTTGGCTGTAGTATTTTTTCCGTCCTTTAATGTATTATTATCAGTTCCGATTCTTTCCTGCACCAATTATTTACATTTCCATTATCGTCAATTAATAAATAATATGTGATGCTTTCTCTTTTATAGTTTTCCGATATAATTACGTAAAAATTCTTAAAATCATCTTTTTTATGGTATGGTTGAGAAATTCTTAAATTCAGTCCGCTATTACTTTTAGATTTTTTAATCCGAAACTGCTTTTTATCCAAGTTTTGATAATTCATTACGTGAGTTGGGGAATCAAAATCTATTTGTTCTAGAGCATAAATTCCGAAAATTTCCAATTCTTTTTCTTCTGTTAATAATTCTCCAGTCAGACATTCGTTAACTTGAAATTTATAAGATGAGAAGTGAAAGTCAGTCGTGTAT is a window encoding:
- a CDS encoding DUF1801 domain-containing protein, yielding MAKNKTTETEVDVFDFIESFVDNDQKKADSYMLLELMSEWSGFEPKMWGPTIIGFGSYHYKYASGHEGDAPLLGFSPRKAQFSLYVYSKTDKSDALLTDLGKFKMGKACIYFKKLADINIPVVEKLSMETIAYLNEHHKCACRK